One window of the Lytechinus pictus isolate F3 Inbred chromosome 5, Lp3.0, whole genome shotgun sequence genome contains the following:
- the LOC129261720 gene encoding centlein-like produces the protein MASAYSDSEVQRLTAQNQALSEELAQCQADKEFVWSLWKRLQVANPDISQAISLVVQREKEKAEIKDRKILEILHSKDDRIAELEQLVSEQEKRLAEVAERVGDASFNRRDKFTEVLVQHEQQIKDVKQKEKERNDRMQAILDDKDKAMAELNAEKEELEQQVTRLESTVEESQTALATMQELNRQYEAKVKELQLGLEDVVKKARLASSELDSKNEGLQRAKARLQELTIELKNSGQDLHRTRLEYEDLKAQHDQAIHQAAQQAQLIQQLQDLQADTHKVLKNQESAHTLDSTNFQKMYHELRIKFEKLVHTEKELRQRLAETEAQMTTKRPMRSVSLQVNLKESSSQRSRSRSQEVLRVEQREEWTTIAGVPQRGPIDHAPSSDHQVVNDRATSTPTKRSARRARSLSPSGSHRSSNQERAGAWSHGRISDFLDDAEKERGRGREARKKEDLRKLLRLKNQEVEELRKAHSRRLERLRTLQSAYDVVKEQIKTYEQHESGKEKKKKKLPRSESKELRREDSDGVWNELAYYKQQTTILMQEKMNIEEEIDRLRVQSAVDASTIEDLTRCLEDEKNGLESQLARLKAANKREEREKARAEDLFEKNKRLQKSVQVLHSKQNEWAEERDRLERQLRSMRADLVQAKTISTHKEVEYQALVEEIAKLKMKMKKLATTMRREAEREQKTSHEGDEDPGPGVHVIVHKEDDSDDDNDDSQTDEDNDGDGRDFYHSTPLKSTTRRSRSLSPAKDLFRTPPRSGTGSRASPHHSSRLDQTKTSGSQRSHHWSRSRSLGASGISPSRRELLAILHHLDRMAQAYQGTPPVFQTLLMSVATQTERVAVAESGIMTETEESDSGSMLSTDGAIFPGIQPISPISSRRDTATSPIKSLSFSNQKINNKKAASKVRGSSPGPGGVNVLKRRLGALQQQVASLQEQRRMLQKAAVEYKETNDSLQSDLNLANSRYQNSKITIQRLTHDVEELKKEKDLLQAENQELAKQKTDKHSETEWKSTEARIKSQASEIVRQGSVIKAMKSEKDTLNDTIKTLESKIQHLDRDLSQKRSLIDDLRARARSVSSNDKIHAETVVSDMMMDERILLDCDGV, from the exons ATGGCATCTGCTTATTCAg ATTCTGAAGTACAAAGGCTAACAGCTCAAAACCAAGCTCTTTCTGAGGAATTAGCACAATGCCAA gCTGATAAAGAGTTTGTGTGGTCACTATGGAAACGTCTTCAAGTGGCAAATCCTGATATCTCGCAGGCGATCAGTTTGGTAGTTCAAAG ggAGAAGGAGAAAGCAGAAATAAAAGATCGTAAAATTCTtgagattctccattctaaagATGACAGGATAGCTGAACTTGAACAG CTTGTATCTGAGCAAGAAAAGAGACTTGCGGAAGTAGCTGAAAG AGTTGGTGATGCATCATTTAACAGAAGAGACAAATTTACAGAAGTGCTTGTGCAACATGAACAACAAATAAAAGatgtaaagcaaaag GAGAAGGAGCGGAATGATAGAATGCAAGCAATATTAGATGATAAAGATAAAGCAATGGCTGAGCTGAATGCAGAGAAAGAAG AACTGGAGCAACAGGTCACCAGACTTGAGTCAACAGTAGAGGAATCGCAGACAGCCCTGGCCACCATGCAGGAACTGAATAGACAGTATGAAGCCAAGGTTAAG GAATTGCAGCTTGGTCTTGAGGATGTAGTGAAGAAGGCAAGGCTGGCATCCAGTGAG CTTGacagtaaaaatgaaggtctgcAGAGAGCCAAAGCAAGACTACAAGAGTTGACCATTGAGTTGAAGAACAGTGGTCAAGATCTTCATCGGACAAG ATTAGAGTATGAGGATCTGAAAGCCCAACATGACCAGGCTATACACCAGGCTGCACAGCAAGCACAACTCATACAACAGCTACAAGACCTACAGGCTGACACACACAAAG TTTTAAAGAATCAGGAGAGTGCTCATACACTGGATTCAACAAATTTCCAAAAG ATGTATCATGAGCTCAGAATAAAGTTTGAGAAGCTTGTCCACACTGAAAAGGAACTCCGGCAACGATTGGCCGAGACAGAGGCTCAGATGACCACCAAGCGACCAATGAGAAGTGTCTCTTTGCAGGTCAATCTGAAGGAAAGTTCAAGTCAGAGGTCAAGATCAAGGTCACAAGAAGTCCTGAGAGTGGAACAGAGAGAAGAATGGACAACAATAGCAGG AGTTCCACAGAGGGGTCCAATTGACCATGCACCCAGCTCCGATCATCAAGTAGTCAACGATAGG GCTACATCAACTCCAACCAAGCGTTCGGCTCGTCGAGCCAGGTCTCTATCTCCATCAGGGAGCCACCGCTCCTCCAACCAGGAGCGGGCTGGAGCCTGGAGCCATgggagaatatcagatttcctGGATGATGCggagaaggagagagggagaggaaggGAGGCTCGGAAGAAAGAGGATCTAAGGAAGCTCTTGAGGCTAAAG AATCAAGAGGTTGAAGAATTGCGGAAGGCCCACAGTCGACGTTTGGAGCGACTCCGGACTctgcaatctgcttatgatgtcGTCAAGGAACAGATAAAAACGTACGAGCAACACGAGAG TggtaaagagaagaaaaagaagaagctaCCTCGATCTGAGAGCAAGGAACTCAGACGAGAGGATTCTGATGGTGTTTGGAATGAACTTGCTTACTACAAACAGCAGACAACAATCCTCATGCAAGAAAA GATGAACATCGAAGAAGAGATTGATAGACTTCGGGTCCAGTCTGCGGTGGATGCCTCTACTATAGAGGACCTAACTAGATGCCttgaagatgagaaaaatg GCTTGGAAAGTCAGCTTGCAAGGCTCAAAGCTGCTAAcaagagagaggaaagggaaaaagcAAGGGCTGAAGATCTATTTGAAAAG AACAAGAGGCTGCAGAAGTCCGTTCAGGTGCTACATTCTAAACAGAATGAGTGGGCTGAGGAGAGAGATAGACTAGAAAGACAGCTCAG ATCGATGAGAGCAGATCTGGTACAGGCCAAGACCATATCAACCCATAAAGAGGTTGAATATCAAGCCTTGGTAGAAGAAATCGCCAAACtcaagatgaagatgaagaaacTAGCTACTACCATGAGACGGGAAGCAGAGAGGGAACAAAAGACATCTCATGAAGGG GATGAAGACCCTGGCCCTGGGGTTCATGTAATTGTTCATAAGgaagatgatagtgatgacgacaatgatgaCAGCCAGactgatgaagataatgatggaGATGG TCGTGACTTCTACCACTCTACACCCCTCAAGTCCACCACCCGAAGATCCCGTAGCCTATCCCCTGCCAAGGACCTCTTCAGGACACCTCCCAGGTCGGGAACAGGTTCCAGGGCCAGTCCCCATCACTCTTCCAGACTAGACCAAACCAAGACCAGTGGATCACAGAGGTCCCATCATTGGAGCAGGTCCCGAAGTCTTGGAGCCAGTGGCATTAGTCCATCCAGGAGGGAGCTCCTGGCGATCCTGCACCACCTGGACCGGATGGCTCAAGCTTACCAGGGTACCCCGCCGGTCTTCCAGACACTGCTGATGTCTGTTGCTACACAGACAGAGAGAG TCGCGGTTGCAGAGAGTGGAATAATGACAGAAACAGAAGAGAGTGATAGTGGCTCCATGCTGTCAACAGATGGCGCCATATTTCCCGGTATTCAACCAATCTCACCCA TATCATCAAGGAGAGACACGGCCACATCGCCCATCAAGAGTCTCAGCTTCTCCAATCAGAAGATAAACAACAAGAAAGCAGCAAGTAAGGTTAGAGGATCCAGTCCTGGACCAGGTGGAGTCAACGTCTTGAAGAGAAGACTTGGCGCTCTACAACAACAG GTTGCCTCCCTTCAGGAGCAGAGACGTATGTTACAGAAGGCTGCTGTGGAATACAAGGAAACCAACGATTCTCTGCAGTCAGACCTGAATCTTGCCAATTCCAGATACCAGAATTCTAAAATCACCATCCAG agGCTAACACATGATGTGGAAGAACTGAAAAAGGAGAAAGACCTGTTGCAAGCCGAAAACCAGGAACTAGCTAAGCAGAAGACTGATAAACATTCAGAAACTGAATGGAAAAGCACAGAGGCTCGCATCAAG TCTCAGGCCAGTGAGATTGTCAGGCAAGGCAGTGTCATCAAGGCTATGAAATCTGAGAAGGACACCCTCAATGACACCATCAAGACTCTGGAAAGCAA AATTCAACATCTGGACCGTGATTTGAGCCAGAAGAGGTCACTTATAGATGACCTCCGGGCAAGGGCGAGGTCAGTGAGCTCAAATGACAAGATACATGCAGAGACGGTGGTAAGTGACATGATGATGGATGAAAGAATACTTTTAGACTGCGATGGTGTATGA